Proteins co-encoded in one Micropterus dolomieu isolate WLL.071019.BEF.003 ecotype Adirondacks unplaced genomic scaffold, ASM2129224v1 contig_2659, whole genome shotgun sequence genomic window:
- the LOC123964460 gene encoding circumsporozoite protein-like, producing MSATAWLAPRTFIDPRAWVAPTAWLTPRAFLPATAWVAPRACIAPRTFIPATAWLAPRPFIAPRAWLAPRPFIAPRAWVAQGPQQPGSPLGPGLPQGPSSPQQPGSPQEPSLPLGPGTPQGPGSPQEPSLPSSPQQPGSPQGPSSPQQPGLPQDPSLPLGPGSPHQPGSPQEPSLPLGPGSPQGPQQPGSPLGPG from the coding sequence ATGTCCGCAACGGCCTGGCTCGCACCAAGAACCTTCATTGACCCTAGGGCCTGGGTCGCCCCAACAGCCTGGCTCACCCCTAGGGCCTTCTTACCCGCAACAGCCTGGGTTGCCCCTAGGGCCTGCATCGCCCCAAGAACCTTCATCCCCGCAACTGCCTGGCTCGCCCCAAGACCCTTCATTGCCCCTAGGGCCTGGCTCGCCCCAAGACCCTTCATTGCCCCTAGGGCCTGGGTGGCCCAAGGGCCCCAACAGCCTGGCTCGCCCCTAGGGCCCGGCTTGCCGCAAGGGCCTTCATCCCCACAACAGCCTGGCTCGCCCCAAGAACCTTCATTGCCCCTAGGGCCTGGGACACCACAAGGGCCAGGCTCGCCCCAAGAACCTTCATTGCCTTCATCCCCACAACAGCCTGGGTCACCCCAAGGGCCTTCATCCCCACAACAGCCTGGCTTGCCCCAAGACCCTTCATTGCCCCTAGGGCCTGGCTCGCCCCATCAGCCTGGGTCACCCCAAGAACCTTCATTGCCCTTAGGGCCTGGGTCGCCCCAAGGGCCCCAACAGCCTGGCTCGCCCC